One genomic region from Microcystis panniformis FACHB-1757 encodes:
- a CDS encoding dihydrolipoamide acetyltransferase family protein: protein MIRDIFMPALSSTMTEGKIVSWVKSPGEKVSKGETVLVVESDKADMDVESFYDGYLAVILVEAGQEAPVGEAIAYIAETEAEIELAKAQGKTATAAPSKPVETPEIAPPPVSIPVAAVKDNGRLVASPRAKKLAKELKVDLKTLVGSGPHGRITAEDVEKATGKVSTAPAPVITPPQPVSVPVAAPKAPIPTSAPVGRTVPLTTLQKAVAQNMSVSLQVPTFQVGYTITTDPLDQLYQQLKSKGVTMTALLAKAVANTLAKHPIVNASYSDAGIQYHGAINVAVAVAMPGGGLITPVLRSADQMDIYSLSRSWKDLVDRARSKQLQPEEYNSGTFTISNLGMFGVDRFTAILPPNQGAILAVGASRPQIVVNKDGLFGVQKQMTVNLTSDHRVIYGADAASFLQDLAKLIETEVQSLTM, encoded by the coding sequence ATGATTCGAGATATCTTCATGCCCGCGCTCAGTTCCACCATGACCGAAGGAAAAATAGTTTCTTGGGTGAAGTCCCCCGGGGAAAAAGTCAGCAAAGGGGAAACGGTGTTAGTGGTCGAATCCGACAAAGCCGACATGGACGTGGAATCGTTTTATGATGGCTATCTCGCTGTAATTTTAGTCGAAGCCGGCCAGGAAGCACCCGTGGGGGAAGCGATCGCCTATATTGCCGAAACTGAAGCGGAAATTGAACTGGCCAAAGCTCAGGGAAAAACCGCCACAGCTGCCCCTAGCAAGCCCGTAGAGACCCCAGAAATCGCTCCGCCTCCCGTTTCGATCCCCGTCGCCGCCGTTAAAGATAATGGCCGTTTAGTCGCTTCTCCCAGGGCCAAAAAACTGGCTAAAGAATTAAAGGTAGATCTGAAAACCCTAGTGGGTAGCGGTCCCCACGGACGAATTACCGCCGAAGACGTAGAAAAAGCGACAGGAAAAGTCAGCACCGCCCCCGCTCCCGTCATTACTCCGCCGCAACCCGTCAGCGTGCCTGTAGCGGCTCCTAAAGCCCCGATTCCAACCAGCGCCCCGGTCGGTCGGACTGTTCCCCTCACCACTCTGCAAAAAGCCGTCGCTCAGAATATGTCGGTTAGCCTACAGGTTCCCACCTTCCAAGTGGGCTACACTATCACCACTGACCCACTGGATCAACTCTATCAACAGCTAAAATCTAAGGGTGTCACCATGACGGCCCTCTTAGCAAAAGCGGTAGCTAATACCCTCGCTAAACATCCTATAGTTAATGCCAGCTATAGCGACGCAGGAATCCAATACCACGGGGCGATTAACGTGGCCGTAGCTGTGGCTATGCCTGGTGGTGGCTTAATTACGCCGGTTTTGCGCTCTGCTGACCAGATGGATATCTATTCCCTCTCCCGCAGTTGGAAAGATTTAGTTGATCGCGCCCGCAGTAAACAACTGCAACCGGAAGAATATAATAGCGGTACTTTTACCATTTCTAATCTGGGAATGTTCGGAGTCGATCGCTTTACCGCTATCTTACCCCCCAACCAAGGTGCAATCCTGGCCGTGGGTGCTTCCCGTCCCCAAATCGTCGTCAATAAAGATGGTTTATTCGGAGTGCAAAAACAGATGACGGTTAATCTCACCAGTGACCACCGAGTCATCTACGGGGCCGATGCTGCCTCCTTTCTGCAAGACTTGGCTAAACTGATCGAAACCGAGGTGCAGTCTTTAACTATGTAA
- a CDS encoding thioredoxin family protein — protein MARTESTMLDLGTKAPSFALPDVVSGETISLDSFAAKTALLVIFLCEHCPFVKHIQEELTRLGRDYANTNLGILAISSNDVEKYPDDSPENLKTMAITLDFKFNLCYDESQEVAKAYTAACTPDFFLFDSQRILVYRGQLDDSRPSNGIPVTGKDLRTAIDKVLTGQPVPTEQKPSLGCNIKWKPGNEPPYYG, from the coding sequence ATGGCACGCACCGAGTCCACAATGTTAGATTTGGGGACAAAAGCTCCCAGTTTTGCCTTACCCGATGTGGTTTCGGGTGAAACTATCTCTCTGGACAGCTTTGCGGCTAAAACCGCTCTGTTAGTCATCTTCCTCTGTGAACATTGTCCCTTTGTTAAACACATTCAAGAAGAACTTACCCGTCTAGGTCGCGATTATGCTAACACCAATCTGGGCATCCTCGCCATTAGTTCTAATGATGTGGAGAAATATCCCGATGATTCGCCAGAAAATTTGAAAACAATGGCGATAACTCTTGACTTTAAATTCAATTTATGCTATGACGAAAGCCAAGAAGTGGCGAAAGCTTACACGGCAGCCTGTACTCCCGATTTTTTCCTCTTTGATAGTCAGCGCATTCTAGTCTATCGCGGTCAATTGGATGATAGTCGTCCTAGTAATGGAATACCAGTCACAGGCAAAGATCTGCGCACCGCCATTGACAAGGTTTTAACCGGTCAACCGGTGCCGACGGAGCAAAAACCGAGTTTAGGCTGTAATATCAAATGGAAACCGGGTAATGAGCCACCCTATTATGGTTAA
- a CDS encoding PRC-barrel domain-containing protein: protein MITENSRLRSEFLNTQVITRNTGKKLGVVKDILVDIDQREVVALGLRDNILSLSGMPQYMYLSSISQTGDVVLVEDDNVLESVDIDAYTPLIGSEVITETGEPLGKVRDYQFDPLSGQLHSIIIASLGLPLIPEQLISTYEISIEEVVSSGPNRLIVFEGAEERLTQVSVGVLERLGIGRPPWEREEEEAYYTPAARPENQLGTGIPLRTPVEAAKPVEERWSEDEWEKEPLRATPPPQKRAEARYYEEEYEEEEDNWGEARLERTESFSRPQYDDYEDKAEDDMWDDDVEPDYNPPRINITEKKKERIPEYEDG, encoded by the coding sequence ATGATCACAGAGAATAGTCGCTTACGTTCAGAATTTTTAAATACACAGGTTATCACTCGCAATACAGGCAAAAAACTCGGCGTTGTTAAAGATATCCTAGTAGATATCGATCAACGAGAAGTAGTTGCCCTGGGACTCCGCGATAATATCCTCTCCTTGTCGGGAATGCCTCAATATATGTATTTATCGAGCATCAGTCAGACAGGAGACGTGGTTCTCGTGGAAGATGATAACGTCTTGGAATCCGTCGATATCGATGCTTATACTCCCTTAATCGGTAGTGAAGTGATCACGGAAACCGGCGAACCTTTAGGCAAAGTCCGCGATTATCAATTTGATCCCCTCAGTGGTCAATTACATTCCATTATCATTGCTTCCCTGGGATTGCCTCTGATCCCCGAACAATTGATCAGTACCTACGAAATTTCTATCGAAGAAGTGGTTAGCAGCGGTCCGAATCGCTTAATCGTCTTTGAAGGGGCCGAAGAACGTCTCACGCAGGTTAGTGTGGGAGTTTTGGAACGTTTGGGTATTGGTCGTCCCCCCTGGGAAAGGGAAGAAGAAGAAGCTTATTATACTCCCGCTGCTCGTCCAGAAAATCAGTTAGGTACGGGCATTCCTCTCCGTACCCCCGTTGAGGCCGCTAAACCCGTTGAAGAACGCTGGAGTGAAGACGAATGGGAAAAAGAACCCCTGCGCGCCACTCCCCCACCGCAAAAACGGGCCGAAGCTCGTTATTATGAGGAAGAATACGAGGAAGAAGAAGATAACTGGGGAGAAGCGCGGTTAGAACGCACAGAAAGCTTTTCTCGTCCTCAGTACGACGATTACGAAGATAAGGCCGAGGATGATATGTGGGATGATGACGTGGAACCAGATTACAATCCCCCCCGCATCAATATCACCGAGAAGAAAAAGGAAAGAATCCCCGAATACGAAGACGGTTAA
- the glmU gene encoding bifunctional UDP-N-acetylglucosamine diphosphorylase/glucosamine-1-phosphate N-acetyltransferase GlmU: MVAVAILAAGKGTRMKSSLPKVLHPLGSRSLVERVLNVSESLHPRRKLVIIGYQGEQVRNNLQHLEDIEFVEQKEQLGTGHAIQQLIPHLEDFQGDLLVLNGDVPLLRPETLQNLLQIHKNHGNAATLLTANLPNPKGYGRVFCDGNNLVKQIVEERDCTDAQRQNHRINGGIYCFNWSRLAAILPNLTPNNDQGEYYLTDVVNFLDPVMAVDVEDCLEISGINDRKQLAAAYDILQTRVKDDWMAAGVTIIDPDSVTIEDTVTLSADVIIEPQTHLRGETIIASGCRIGPGSLIENSRIGSDVTVLFSVISDSQVDSGCRIGPYAHLRGEAKIGANCRVGNFVEIKKSDIGNKTNIAHLSYLGDATLGEKVNVGAGTITANYDGVKKHQTMIGSGTKTGANSVLVAPLELGKNVTVAAGSTITRNVPDNALVIARESQRVIENWADQFQSVNSGI; the protein is encoded by the coding sequence ATGGTAGCGGTAGCAATTTTAGCAGCGGGTAAGGGAACCCGAATGAAGTCCAGCCTTCCGAAAGTTTTACATCCCCTCGGCAGTCGCTCGCTAGTGGAACGGGTGCTTAATGTCAGCGAATCCTTACATCCCCGGCGAAAACTGGTGATTATCGGTTATCAAGGGGAACAGGTGCGAAATAATCTACAGCATCTTGAGGATATCGAATTTGTTGAACAAAAGGAACAGTTAGGCACTGGCCATGCTATTCAGCAGTTAATCCCCCATTTAGAGGACTTTCAGGGGGATTTGTTGGTCTTAAATGGCGATGTTCCCCTGTTGCGTCCCGAAACCTTGCAAAATCTTCTCCAGATTCATAAAAACCATGGTAACGCTGCCACCCTCTTAACTGCTAACCTCCCTAACCCGAAAGGTTACGGTCGAGTTTTTTGTGATGGCAATAATCTCGTTAAGCAGATTGTCGAGGAAAGAGACTGTACCGATGCCCAACGACAAAACCACCGGATTAATGGAGGTATATACTGCTTTAATTGGTCAAGATTAGCGGCGATACTGCCTAATTTAACGCCCAATAACGATCAAGGTGAGTATTATCTCACGGATGTGGTCAATTTTCTCGATCCCGTCATGGCTGTGGATGTGGAGGACTGTTTAGAAATTAGCGGCATTAACGATCGCAAACAATTGGCCGCCGCCTATGATATCCTGCAAACTAGAGTCAAAGATGATTGGATGGCCGCTGGAGTCACCATAATTGACCCCGATAGTGTCACCATTGAGGATACTGTCACCCTCAGTGCCGATGTGATTATCGAACCCCAAACCCATCTGCGCGGTGAGACGATAATCGCTTCTGGTTGTCGTATAGGTCCGGGGAGTTTAATCGAAAATAGTCGGATAGGCAGCGATGTAACGGTCTTATTTTCGGTGATTTCTGATAGTCAGGTGGATTCTGGTTGTCGCATCGGTCCCTACGCTCATTTGCGCGGAGAAGCGAAAATTGGGGCTAATTGTCGAGTCGGTAATTTTGTTGAAATTAAAAAAAGTGACATCGGCAATAAAACCAATATTGCCCATTTATCCTATCTGGGAGATGCCACTTTAGGGGAAAAAGTTAACGTTGGTGCGGGAACAATTACTGCTAATTACGATGGTGTGAAAAAACACCAAACTATGATCGGCAGTGGCACAAAAACCGGGGCAAATAGTGTTTTAGTGGCTCCTCTAGAATTAGGAAAAAATGTCACCGTGGCCGCTGGTTCAACTATCACTAGAAATGTCCCCGATAATGCCTTAGTTATTGCTCGCGAAAGTCAGCGTGTGATCGAAAATTGGGCAGATCAGTTTCAGTCGGTTAATTCTGGGATTTAA
- a CDS encoding type II toxin-antitoxin system HicB family antitoxin, with translation MKNRIFTVILYKEDNMYIAECPEVGTVDQGETIEQAIAGLKEATRLYLEEFTLPETSPRFVTSIEVSYA, from the coding sequence ATGAAAAATCGCATCTTTACTGTTATTTTGTACAAAGAAGATAATATGTACATTGCTGAATGTCCAGAAGTTGGTACAGTAGATCAAGGAGAAACAATTGAGCAGGCGATTGCTGGATTGAAAGAAGCCACACGGCTTTACCTAGAGGAATTTACCTTACCAGAAACATCCCCTAGATTTGTGACCAGTATTGAGGTTAGTTATGCCTAA
- a CDS encoding DUF561 domain-containing protein translates to MINFTLQQAFARRHALKVISGLNNFDRSQVLSVVKAATAGGATFVDIAANADLIRTVKALTNLPVCVSAVEPELLVMAVDAGADLIEIGNFDSFYAQGRIFEAAEVLALTRQTRDLLPEITLSVTVPHLLPLDEQVRLAEALVSQGADIIQTEGGTSSQPRHAGILGLIEKAAPTLAAAHAISHAVKVPVLCASGLSIVTAPMAIAAGAAGIGVGSAINQLDNEVAMVAAVRGLVESLQAQPVHIGN, encoded by the coding sequence ATGATCAATTTTACCTTACAGCAAGCCTTCGCCCGTCGTCATGCCCTGAAAGTGATTAGTGGGTTAAATAATTTCGATCGCTCGCAGGTTCTCTCAGTAGTTAAAGCCGCTACAGCCGGAGGAGCAACTTTTGTCGATATTGCCGCTAATGCTGACCTAATTCGGACGGTAAAAGCCTTGACAAATTTACCCGTGTGTGTATCGGCCGTCGAGCCAGAATTGTTGGTGATGGCAGTGGACGCGGGAGCCGATTTAATTGAGATCGGTAATTTCGATAGTTTTTATGCCCAAGGACGCATTTTTGAGGCGGCGGAAGTTTTAGCCCTAACCCGTCAAACTCGCGACTTACTGCCCGAAATTACCCTGTCTGTGACAGTTCCCCATCTGCTGCCCCTCGATGAACAGGTGAGACTAGCGGAAGCTTTAGTTAGTCAGGGTGCTGACATTATTCAAACCGAAGGCGGCACTAGCAGTCAACCCCGTCACGCCGGTATTTTGGGACTGATTGAAAAAGCCGCCCCGACTTTAGCGGCAGCCCACGCTATTTCCCATGCGGTGAAGGTTCCCGTCCTCTGCGCTTCCGGTTTATCCATTGTCACCGCTCCTATGGCGATCGCTGCTGGAGCGGCCGGTATCGGTGTTGGTTCGGCGATCAATCAATTGGATAATGAAGTGGCTATGGTGGCAGCTGTGCGCGGTTTAGTCGAATCTCTGCAAGCACAACCGGTCCATATTGGCAACTAG
- a CDS encoding FGGY-family carbohydrate kinase → MGLSLGIDFGTSGARVIAIDSSKNIVAEVHYPFTNANFQDWQKALFYLLDNLGDSVRSELKSIAINGTSSTVLLCDNWGNPLSEAILYNDGRGIAFLEAIKAIAPPHHPVISATSSLAKLLWWSEQEIFSQARYFLSQADWLAFLLHGKLGISDYHNALKLGYDLENLCYPQWLENLPMFNLLPEIFAPGTAIDTIKPDLVTRFAIPKDCLIYTGTTDSIAAFLASGANSLGAAVTSLGSTLVLKLLSSQKVDDSNYGIYSHRLGNLWLTGGASNTGGAVLKKFFSHEELRNYSLAIDGEKESNLDYYPLLKAGERFPINDPFLPAKLTPRPDNPLEFLHGLLESIARIEALGYQRLQELGANKLERVDSAGGGAKNPTWRIIRQRHLGVPVLLSQQEQAAYGTALLAQQSVTLLK, encoded by the coding sequence ATGGGTTTATCTTTAGGTATTGATTTTGGCACGTCGGGAGCGCGAGTGATCGCTATTGATTCTAGCAAAAATATCGTCGCTGAGGTTCATTATCCCTTCACTAATGCCAATTTTCAGGATTGGCAAAAGGCCCTATTTTATTTATTGGATAATCTAGGGGATTCGGTGCGTTCAGAACTTAAATCGATCGCGATTAATGGTACTTCCTCGACGGTGTTATTATGTGATAATTGGGGTAATCCTCTTTCTGAGGCAATATTATACAATGACGGGCGAGGAATTGCGTTTTTAGAAGCAATTAAAGCTATAGCACCCCCTCACCATCCCGTAATTAGTGCCACCTCTAGTTTAGCTAAATTACTTTGGTGGAGTGAACAAGAAATTTTTTCGCAAGCGCGTTATTTTCTCTCGCAAGCGGATTGGTTAGCATTTCTCCTGCACGGTAAACTGGGAATTAGTGATTATCATAATGCCTTAAAGTTAGGTTATGATCTCGAAAATCTCTGTTATCCCCAATGGTTAGAGAATTTACCGATGTTTAATTTACTACCGGAAATTTTTGCTCCGGGTACAGCGATCGATACTATTAAACCAGATTTAGTGACTCGTTTTGCTATCCCGAAAGATTGTTTAATTTATACGGGAACCACCGACAGCATAGCGGCATTTTTAGCCAGTGGTGCTAATTCTTTAGGGGCTGCAGTGACATCTTTAGGTTCAACTTTAGTTTTAAAATTATTAAGTAGCCAGAAAGTTGATGATAGTAACTATGGCATCTATAGTCATCGTTTAGGAAATTTGTGGTTAACTGGTGGGGCATCTAATACGGGGGGAGCGGTGTTAAAGAAGTTTTTTTCTCATGAAGAATTGAGAAATTATAGTTTAGCAATAGATGGAGAAAAAGAAAGTAATTTAGATTATTATCCCCTCCTAAAAGCCGGCGAGCGCTTTCCCATTAACGATCCTTTTTTACCCGCAAAACTGACTCCTCGCCCCGATAATCCTTTAGAATTTTTGCATGGTTTACTAGAAAGTATTGCCCGCATTGAAGCTTTAGGTTATCAGCGTTTACAGGAATTGGGGGCCAATAAATTAGAGCGAGTTGATAGTGCCGGTGGTGGGGCAAAAAATCCGACTTGGAGAATAATTCGTCAGCGTCATTTAGGGGTTCCCGTGCTTTTATCTCAACAGGAGCAAGCGGCCTATGGTACTGCCTTATTAGCACAGCAATCGGTTACGCTCTTGAAATAA
- a CDS encoding type II toxin-antitoxin system HicA family toxin, with translation MPKLPRISSGEAIRCLERLGFEQVRQTGSHVVMKKETEEGKIGYVVPLHQELKVGTLSGILKQAQVTVEEFIEHL, from the coding sequence ATGCCTAAGCTGCCACGAATCTCTAGTGGGGAGGCAATTAGATGTCTTGAACGCTTAGGCTTCGAGCAAGTTCGTCAAACAGGTAGCCATGTTGTGATGAAGAAAGAAACCGAAGAGGGCAAAATTGGCTATGTTGTCCCTTTACATCAGGAATTGAAGGTTGGTACATTAAGTGGAATTCTGAAACAAGCCCAAGTTACAGTTGAAGAGTTCATTGAACATCTGTAA